The proteins below are encoded in one region of Apium graveolens cultivar Ventura chromosome 4, ASM990537v1, whole genome shotgun sequence:
- the LOC141719707 gene encoding uncharacterized protein LOC141719707, translating to MSQVHYAPDCLLSKLATSSQAENIKLSTVLWGIWFWRNKRVWEDKLVNADLAMDLSFNSFFEWRKARLKERYVGTVHREGSVKNDHKWCPPPQVGYVFDRMVASDQNGRFIKAKVLTLSCPATVLEAESIGVREALSWVIQRGDDSVIIESDSLLTVRALHGKKSYLLEVGHVIEHCKWLLQSVALGIGVTHIRKQANKVAHSLARIPCSINCFHVFTSPPSQLLETLQNDFSNE from the exons ATGTCTCAAGTCCATTACGCTCCAGATTGTCTCCTTAGTAAGCTAGCAACATCTAGTCAAGCTGAAAATATAAAGCTTTCAACTGTTCTGTGGGGAATCTGGTTTTGGCGCAATAAGAGGGTATGGGAGGACAAGTTGGTGAATGCGGATCTAGCAATGGATTTGAGCTTCAACAGTTTCTTTGAATGGAGGAAGGCCAGGCTGAAAGAGAGGTATGTAGGCACTGTTCATAGAGAGGGAAGCGTGAAGAATGACCACAAATGGTGTCCACCTCCCCAAG TCGGATACGTTTTCGATAGGATGGTTGCCAGTGATCAGAATGGGAGGTTCATAAAAGCCAAAGTCCTCACTTTGTCGTGTCCAGCTACAGTTCTGGAGGCAGAAAGCATTGGAGTTAGAGAGGCTTTGTCCTGGGTTATTCAGAGAGGAGATGATAGTGTTATCATTGAATCAGATTCCCTTCTCACGGTTAGAGCTTTACACGGTAAGAAATCGTATCTGTTAGAAGTGGGTCATGTGATAGAACATTGCAAATGGCTGCTCCAATCTGTTGCTCTTGGTATAGGGGTTACTCATATTCGTAAGCAAGCTAACAAGGTAGCTCATAGTTTAGCTAGAATTCCTTGTTCAATCAATTGCTTCCATGTATTTACATCTCCTCCTTCTCAATTATTGGAGACTCTTCAGAATGATTTTTCTAATGAATGA
- the LOC141717173 gene encoding RING-H2 finger protein ATL40-like yields MDIHDDDHGRSYNVSGKIMVTAIISLSLVVLLVTLLHIYVRCVLRRQARRRTSLWQIGLFAAAPEPPKTGLGQTIIGSLPTFVFKQDQKKMTIECTVCLSNFEDGEMIRILPNCKHNFHVACIDTWLSTNSTCPVCRTRVEPPQVVVEANEAGIDLPQPTAPPLEHDIAEGTAEGSGKVTGSSSRLSSFRKMLSRDRSSRRIHSGLDDDLERQ; encoded by the coding sequence ATGGATATTCACGACGACGACCACGGAAGAAGCTACAATGTAAGTGGAAAAATCATGGTTACGGCTATAATATCGTTATCATTGGTTGTACTACTTGTCACACTCCTTCACATTTATGTAAGATGTGTTCTTCGTCGACAAGCTCGTCGTCGCACTTCTCTCTGGCAGATAGGCCTATTTGCAGCTGCTCCCGAGCCTCCGAAAACCGGACTTGGCCAAACAATTATCGGATCGCTGCCAACTTTTGTTTTCAAACAAGACCAGAAGAAAATGACAATAGAGTGTACAGTGTGTCTAAGTAACTTCGAGGATGGTGAAATGATTAGAATTTTGCCGAACTGTAAACACAATTTTCATGTAGCTTGTATTGATACATGGTTAAGTACAAATTCGACTTGTCCAGTTTGTCGTACCAGGGTAGAGCCACCGCAGGTTGTTGTTGAAGCCAATGAGGCTGGAATAGATTTGCCTCAGCCGACAGCTCCACCTCTAGAGCATGATATCGCGGAAGGAACAGCTGAGGGTTCGGGGAAGGTAACTGGATCATCGTCGAGGTTAAGTTCATTTAGGAAAATGTTGAGCCGGGATCGTTCATCACGGAGAATTCATTCAGGTTTAGATGATGATCTGGAGAGGCAATAA